A stretch of Canis lupus familiaris isolate Mischka breed German Shepherd chromosome 11, alternate assembly UU_Cfam_GSD_1.0, whole genome shotgun sequence DNA encodes these proteins:
- the ATP6V1G1 gene encoding V-type proton ATPase subunit G 1 gives MASQSQGIQQLLQAEKRAAEKVSEARKRKNRRLKQAKEEAQAEIEQYRLQREKEFKAKEAAALGSHGSCSTEVEKETQEKMTILQTYFQQNRDEVLDNLLAFVCDIRPEIHENYRING, from the exons atggcCAGCCAGTCGCAGGGCATCCAGCAGCTGCTGCAGGCCGAGAAGCGCGCCGCCGAGAAGGTGTCGGAGGCCCGCAAGC gaaagaaccGGAGGCTGAAGCAGGCCAAAGAAGAAGCTCAGGCTGAAATTGAACAATACCGTctgcaaagagagaaggagttCAAGGCCAAGGAAGCTGCG GCTCTGGGATCCCATGGCAGCTGCAGCACTGAAGTGGAGAAGGAGACCCAGGAGAAGATGACCATCCTCCAGACCTACTTCCAGCAGAACAGGGATGAAGTCCTGGATAACCTCTTGGCTTTTGTCTGTGACATCCGGCCAGAAATCCATGAAAACTACCGCATCAATGgatag